One Rosa chinensis cultivar Old Blush chromosome 3, RchiOBHm-V2, whole genome shotgun sequence DNA window includes the following coding sequences:
- the LOC112194673 gene encoding uncharacterized protein LOC112194673, whose protein sequence is MARALCELQFEPSSNASMRSNGQKRQREELKIDRSDYDGKEKLGNFPSSRELARLDGKTLKKLTNNILGYRAKYILSLAKGVESGKIGLAEFEGLDQEKDDVFQKFMQIKGFGSFACANAMMCIGYYHKVPVDTETIRHLQQVHGRKNCNKNTVMEDVEEIYKKYAPFQCLAYWSELLDSYECKFGKLSELPDSAYHTISGRLESFDTI, encoded by the exons ATGGCTCGAGCTCTTTGTGAGCTTCAATTTGAGCCAAGCAGCAATGCTTCGATGAGATCAAACGGACAAAAGAGGCAGAGAGAAGAATTAAAGATTGATCGAAGTGATTATGATGGTAAAGAAAAATTAGGTAATTTTCCAAGCTCACGAGAACTTGCTAGATTGGATGGGAAGACTTTAAAAAAGCTTACCAATAATATTCTTGGCTACCGGGCAAAATACATTCTAAGTCTTGCTAAAGGTGTGGAGAGTGGAAAGATAGGACTTGCTGAATTTGAAGGGCTTGATCAGGAGAAAGATGATGTGTTTCAGAAATTCATGCAAATAAAAGGTTTTGGTTCCTTTGCATGCGCCAATGCTATGATGTGCATTGGATATTATCACAAAGTTCCAGTAGATACTGAAACTATAAGGCATTTGCAGCAG GTTCATGGGAGGAAAAATTGCAACAAAAATACTGTCATGGAAGATGTGGAAGAAATCTATAAGAAGTATGCCCCATTTCAGTGCTTGGCATATTG GTCGGAGCTCTTGGACTCGTATGAATGCAAATTTGGGAAGCTTAGTGAATTACCGGACTCTGCCTATCATACAATAAGTGGGAGGCTTGAATCTTTTGACACCATTTGA
- the LOC112192670 gene encoding LOW QUALITY PROTEIN: protein EMBRYO SAC DEVELOPMENT ARREST 30 (The sequence of the model RefSeq protein was modified relative to this genomic sequence to represent the inferred CDS: inserted 1 base in 1 codon): MVFKSKIKWVAXFVLLLSLASLLRHLSIAKYPTVDLVQYSALTAFHNDFDSFLGTQRQRIPNRRLWAAVKPLQSLQPYANPRSNYPAPNEHTTRFIYAKIFGGFAKIRSSICDLVTISRLLNATLVIPEIQESTRSKGISTRFKSFSYLYDEEQFIASLKNDIIVVKSLPDNLKAARKRNEFKTFRPKNSASPSYYIKEVLPSLKKSKVVGLILADGGCLQSILPPSMAEFQRLRCRVAFHSLQFRQEIKILGQRMVERLHAWGQPFLAFNPGLLRETLAYHGCGELFQDVHTELIQYRRAQMIKRGVVKEELSVDSHFRRENGSCPLMPEEVGILLRAMGYPPKTIIYLTGSETFGGQRILVPLRAMFANLVDRTSLCTNKELSDLLGPETPLPLNPYQPPPAKSEEQLKEEWKRAGPRPRPLPPPPSRPIYQHEKEGWYGWITENDTEPEPSKVERRMQAHRLLWDALDYIVAVESDAFFPGFHNDGSGWPDFSSLVMGHRLYEIASSRTYRPDRKVVAELFNMTRDNMYHHKHNWILSVQEHLNKSLGEEGLIRQSLFSKPTSFISHPLPECSCRISSAESSVHLKGNDGRVVYGGEEECPKWMQHGQEVPAQSTGEEVGKSDDNESSDYNIVVEEPESNDDRTNVTLVFDQDDEMDPND; this comes from the exons ATGGTGTTCAAATCGAAGATAAAATGGGTGG CTTTTGTGCTGCTTTTATCCTTGGCATCGTTGCTTCGGCACCTCTCTATAGCCAAGTATCCGACTGTGGATTTAGTCCAGTATAGTGCACTGACCGCATTTCATAACGATTTCGATTCTTTCTTAGGAACACAAAGACAG AGAATTCCCAATAGGAGGCTCTGGGCGGCTGTCAAGCCCTTGCAGTCTCTGCAGCCTTATGCCAACCCTCGAAGCAACTATCCTG CTCCAAATGAACACACCACTCGCTTTATTTACGCTAAAATATTCGGTGGATTTGCCAAGATAAGATCTTCG ATCTGTGATCTGGTCACCATATCCAGGCTTCTAAATGCTACTCTTGTCATTCCAGAGATTCAAGAAAGCACTCGCTCAAAGGGCATCAG TACTCGTTTTAAGAGTTTCTCATATCTCTATGACGAGGAGCAATTTATTGCATCTCTCAAAAATGACATAATCGTTGTGAAGAGCCTGCCCGATAATCTCAAGGCTGCAAGGAAAAGGAATGAATTCAAAACTTTTAGACCCAAGAATTCAGCTTCTCCTTCTTATTATATCAAAGAAGTCCTCCCATCGCTGAAGAAATCCAAGGTTGTTGGCTTGATTCTTGCTGATGGTGGATGTCTGCAG TCAATCCTTCCGCCAAGCATGGCTGAGTTTCAAAGGCTTAGATGCAGGGTTGCGTTCCATTCACTCCAATTTAGGCAAGAAATTAAAATTCTTGGACAGCGGATGGTGGAGAG GTTACATGCATGGGGCCAACCTTTCCTAGCATTTAATCCTGGTTTATTGAGAGAAACCTTGGCATATCATGGTTGCGGTGAACTTTTTCAG GATGTTCACACTGAACTCATACAATATCGAAGGGCTCAAATGATTAAGCGGGGAGTTGTTAAGGAAGAACTAAGTGTAGATTCACACTTCCGCAGAGAAAATGGTTCTTGCCCGCTTATGCCTGAAGAG GTTGGTATTCTACTTCGTGCAATGGGATATCCTCCTAAAACAATCATATATCTGACTGGTTCTGAAACATTTGGGGGTCAACGTATTCTAGTTCCTCTGCGTGCCATGTTTGCCAACTTAGTAGATCGCACTTCTTTGTGCACAAATAAAGAACTCTCTGATTTACTAGGGCCTGAAACACCTCTTCCTCTTAATCCTTATCAACCACCTCCAGCAAAAAGTGAGGAGCAGCTTAAAGAAGAATGGAAGAGAGCCGGTCCTAGGCCTCGTCCTCTTCCTCCACCTCCAAGTAGACCTATCTATCAGCATGAAAAAGAAGGTTGGTATGGTTGGATTACTGAGAATGACACTGAACCAGAGCCTTCAAAGGTGGAGCGAAGGATGCAAGCACATAGACTACTTTGGGATGCTCTTGATTATATTGTTGCAGTGGAATCAGATGCATTCTTTCCTGGTTTTCACAATGATGGCAGTGGGTGGCCCGATTTTTCAAGCTTGGTCATGGGACACCGTTTATATGAGATTGCTTCTTCGAGAACATACCGACCAGACAG GAAAGTTGTAGCAGAACTTTTCAACATGACCAGGGACAATATGTACCACCACAAGCATAATTGGATACTCTCGGTACAGGAACATCTTAACAAAAGCTTGGGTGAGGAGGGCCTAATTAGGCAATCGCTTTTCTCAAAACCAACATCATTCATTTCACACCCACTCCCGGAATGCTCTTGTAGAATATCTTCTGCTGAGTCTTCAGTTCATTTAAAAGGTAATGATGGCCGAGTTGTATATGGAGGGGAAGAAGAGTGCCCCAAATGGATGCAGCATGGTCAAGAAGTTCCAGCCCAGTCAACTGGGGAAGAAGTGGGTAAATCAGATGACAATGAATCATCAGACTACAATATTGTGGTTGAAGAACCAGAATCAAATGATGACAGAACTAATGTGACTCTAGTTTTTGATCAGGATGATGAAATGGATCCAAATGACTAA